Proteins from one Brevibacillus humidisoli genomic window:
- a CDS encoding carbohydrate ABC transporter permease, producing MWRRFGVGSLYVFLGVVAIIQLLPLVWLLFFSLKNNQEIFQLPPLSLPANPKWENYVKVWTEGNISLYFFNSVWITLVSVVLTVLLASLVTFAITRMKWRLKKFVLGLFMVGLMIPVHSTLIPLFHLFLQANLTDNPVAVILSFTAFNLPLTIMILLGFYYSLPREVEEAAIMDGCSVHRLFFRIILPMTSPAIATASIINMIYNWNEFVFVNTFISSDEYKTLTVGIQNFIGQYTTDWGAIGATLMISILPILLAFFFLSNRIVEGITSGSVKG from the coding sequence ATATGGCGGCGTTTCGGCGTCGGCAGCTTATATGTATTCTTAGGAGTCGTAGCGATTATTCAACTACTCCCGCTTGTTTGGCTGCTTTTCTTTTCATTAAAAAACAATCAGGAGATTTTCCAACTGCCTCCCCTATCCTTGCCAGCCAATCCGAAATGGGAGAATTACGTCAAAGTTTGGACAGAGGGAAACATCAGTCTCTACTTCTTTAACAGTGTTTGGATTACATTGGTTTCGGTTGTCCTTACCGTTTTGCTGGCTAGTCTGGTTACGTTTGCGATTACGCGGATGAAGTGGAGGCTGAAAAAGTTCGTGCTCGGCCTGTTTATGGTCGGGTTGATGATTCCGGTGCACTCGACGCTGATTCCGCTGTTTCATCTGTTTTTACAAGCAAACCTAACCGATAATCCGGTTGCCGTAATCTTGTCCTTTACCGCGTTTAACCTGCCGCTGACCATCATGATTCTGCTCGGTTTTTATTACTCGCTGCCTCGGGAAGTGGAAGAAGCGGCTATTATGGACGGTTGCTCAGTACATCGTCTGTTCTTCCGAATCATTCTGCCGATGACCTCGCCAGCCATCGCGACCGCTTCCATTATTAACATGATCTACAACTGGAACGAGTTTGTTTTTGTCAATACATTTATCAGTTCGGATGAATATAAAACGTTGACCGTCGGCATTCAAAATTTTATCGGTCAATATACCACTGATTGGGGAGCCATCGGGGCCACACTGATGATCAGTATCCTGCCGATTTTGCTGGCGTTTTTCTTCTTGAGCAATCGCATTGTGGAAGGCATCACGTCTGGATCGGTAAAAGGGTAA
- a CDS encoding carbohydrate ABC transporter permease → MDKVMSNKKVIALYVLPSLMLLLILIYIPIVLTGYYGLMKWDGIGTMEFIGLDNYSKLVKDPMFWKSAYHSFLLAIFSTISLLGYLLIALILAEKIKGANLLRKIYLIPMLLSSVAIGQLWLKIYHPSNGVLHHLLSFIGVENTPAWLADTSTVLGAIFVPIIWQYAGFYILIYYAALKGIPESLIEAARMDGATPWQIACKIKIPLIAGVFKVTLVLAIVGSLKYFDLIYVMTDGGPNGASEVMASYMYHQAFRGFDFGYGSAIGFFLLLICLVVTWLIRKLTAAEEEIQYS, encoded by the coding sequence ATGGATAAAGTCATGTCCAACAAAAAAGTGATTGCGCTGTATGTACTCCCTTCCCTGATGCTCCTCTTGATCCTGATCTATATCCCGATCGTGTTGACGGGTTACTATGGCTTGATGAAGTGGGATGGGATTGGAACCATGGAGTTTATCGGTTTGGACAATTACTCCAAACTCGTAAAAGATCCGATGTTTTGGAAAAGTGCGTACCACTCGTTTTTGCTGGCGATCTTCTCCACCATCAGTTTACTTGGATATCTCTTGATCGCACTGATTCTCGCTGAAAAAATCAAGGGTGCCAATCTGCTGCGCAAAATCTATTTGATCCCTATGCTGCTCTCTTCAGTAGCCATTGGACAACTGTGGCTAAAGATCTACCATCCTTCCAACGGTGTGTTGCATCATTTGCTCTCGTTTATCGGCGTCGAGAACACACCGGCATGGTTAGCCGATACCTCAACTGTCTTAGGTGCCATATTTGTTCCGATTATCTGGCAGTATGCGGGATTTTACATTTTGATTTATTATGCAGCCTTAAAGGGGATTCCTGAATCGCTGATCGAAGCGGCGCGCATGGATGGGGCCACTCCATGGCAGATTGCTTGTAAAATCAAAATTCCGTTAATTGCAGGAGTCTTCAAAGTGACACTAGTATTGGCCATTGTGGGATCATTGAAATATTTCGACTTGATATATGTGATGACCGATGGGGGACCCAACGGCGCCAGCGAGGTGATGGCATCTTATATGTACCACCAGGCGTTCCGTGGTTTTGATTTCGGATACGGCAGTGCGATCGGCTTCTTTTTGCTGCTGATCTGCCTGGTTGTTACCTGGCTGATCCGCAAGTTGACGGCTGCTGAGGAAGAGATTCAATATTCCTAA
- a CDS encoding extracellular solute-binding protein, producing the protein MFTFRKALTSLLILVIISVLAVAGCASPTGESTSSQSNGNEQASNAVEDVTVTFMHLWPEGSSKQQNLIVNQIIEEYQAANPHVTIKLEVLENEQYKNKLKVLSASNALPDVGMTWAAGFLEPYVKGNLFAPLDDLLEGGLKDSFVPGTTEAYAIDNKTYALPLELNIVPVYYNKKIFSQYNLKAPETYEEFTHVVQTLSTNGMAPIALGNKDRWTGSLWYMYLADRIGGAEILKKAIDRSGSFEDPSLIKAAEEVQKLVAMNAFIKGFNGLSNDEGKSEFFNEKAAMYLMGTWELPNFTTNESIPKEFRDQVGFFKFPTVDGGKGNHDSWVGGPGVGMFVAENSTVKEEAKKFVKFFVERWGEQSVVEAGVIPATKVDTSKVQLPPLYMDVLSELNKASNITLFADVQMSPGVAQTHLNMIQSLFGNEITPGDFAKKHEEALAQEEQ; encoded by the coding sequence TTGTTTACCTTTAGGAAAGCGCTTACATCGCTGTTGATTCTTGTGATCATCTCTGTGCTTGCGGTGGCAGGCTGTGCAAGCCCGACTGGTGAGAGCACCAGCAGTCAAAGCAATGGAAATGAGCAAGCATCCAATGCAGTTGAAGACGTAACTGTTACCTTTATGCATTTATGGCCTGAAGGAAGTTCGAAACAGCAAAATTTGATTGTGAATCAAATCATTGAAGAATACCAGGCCGCAAACCCGCATGTCACGATCAAGCTGGAAGTTCTGGAAAATGAACAATACAAAAATAAGCTAAAGGTATTGTCCGCTTCCAATGCGCTTCCAGATGTAGGAATGACCTGGGCGGCAGGATTTTTGGAGCCCTATGTGAAAGGGAACCTGTTCGCTCCTTTGGATGACCTTTTAGAAGGTGGCTTAAAAGATTCTTTTGTACCAGGTACGACGGAAGCATATGCGATCGACAATAAAACGTACGCGCTTCCCCTTGAATTGAATATTGTCCCCGTCTACTACAATAAAAAGATTTTCTCCCAATACAACCTAAAGGCGCCGGAAACCTACGAGGAGTTTACACATGTTGTCCAAACCCTTTCTACAAACGGCATGGCTCCCATCGCGCTTGGCAACAAGGATCGTTGGACAGGATCGTTATGGTATATGTATCTGGCGGATCGGATAGGTGGAGCAGAAATTCTGAAGAAAGCGATTGACCGCAGCGGCTCTTTCGAAGATCCAAGTTTGATCAAGGCTGCTGAGGAGGTTCAAAAATTGGTCGCTATGAACGCATTTATAAAAGGCTTCAACGGATTGTCCAACGACGAAGGGAAATCCGAGTTTTTCAATGAAAAAGCGGCGATGTACCTGATGGGAACCTGGGAACTGCCGAACTTTACCACCAATGAGTCCATACCGAAAGAATTCAGAGATCAGGTTGGTTTCTTCAAGTTTCCTACCGTAGATGGAGGAAAGGGGAATCATGACAGTTGGGTTGGCGGCCCTGGTGTGGGAATGTTTGTCGCTGAGAATTCCACAGTGAAGGAAGAGGCCAAAAAATTTGTGAAATTCTTTGTTGAAAGATGGGGAGAGCAGTCCGTCGTGGAAGCAGGTGTGATCCCCGCAACCAAGGTAGATACCTCAAAAGTGCAGCTGCCACCACTATACATGGATGTGTTAAGTGAGCTGAACAAGGCAAGCAATATCACGCTGTTTGCCGATGTACAGATGAGTCCTGGAGTCGCGCAGACACACTTGAATATGATCCAATCGTTGTTCGGAAACGAGATTACACCAGGAGACTTTGCCAAGAAACATGAAGAAGCACTAGCCCAGGAAGAGCAATAA
- a CDS encoding response regulator transcription factor, with the protein MYSKTILIVDDEPRTRLGLQTTLEVWAAGRYDILSTAGGDEALEVLNQRKVHLLLTDIRMPEMTGLKLIEVLQQKAEKPVIIIISAYSEFEYAQQAIRLGVVNYLLKPLNKGKLIEAVEQGLEVEANRERAGIIEKVVDDRLIAIKKEDRNSRSPIREAMRYVDENLKSPLSLREVADHVHLNASYFSVLFKEQTNLTFGEYVTRSRLQLAKSLLLTTKLPIAAIAEEVGYQTAKYFIKLFKEYEGITPNQFRKRAEEVRKSI; encoded by the coding sequence ATGTATTCCAAGACCATTTTAATCGTGGATGATGAACCACGAACAAGGCTGGGATTGCAAACGACACTGGAGGTTTGGGCAGCAGGCAGGTATGACATTTTGAGTACAGCAGGTGGGGATGAGGCACTGGAAGTCCTAAACCAACGGAAGGTTCATCTGCTGCTAACAGACATTCGCATGCCAGAGATGACGGGACTGAAACTGATCGAAGTTTTGCAGCAGAAAGCAGAGAAGCCGGTGATTATCATCATTTCCGCGTATTCCGAGTTTGAATATGCACAACAAGCGATTCGATTAGGTGTCGTCAACTATCTGCTAAAACCCCTCAACAAAGGGAAACTGATTGAAGCGGTGGAGCAAGGCCTGGAGGTAGAGGCAAACCGGGAGAGGGCAGGGATTATCGAAAAAGTGGTCGATGATAGACTGATCGCAATCAAAAAAGAGGATCGTAATTCCCGCTCACCCATCAGAGAAGCGATGCGTTATGTCGACGAGAACCTAAAGAGCCCGTTAAGTTTGCGGGAAGTGGCCGATCATGTGCATCTCAATGCAAGTTATTTTAGTGTGCTGTTCAAAGAACAGACAAATCTGACGTTTGGCGAATACGTGACACGGAGCAGATTGCAGCTCGCAAAAAGCCTGCTGCTAACGACCAAGCTGCCGATTGCAGCGATTGCCGAAGAAGTTGGCTATCAAACGGCAAAATACTTCATCAAACTGTTTAAAGAGTACGAAGGCATCACACCCAATCAGTTTCGAAAGCGTGCAGAAGAGGTAAGAAAGTCGATCTAA